One region of Chryseobacterium muglaense genomic DNA includes:
- a CDS encoding glyoxalase, with protein MTNKIDLRESLNIINSEATTETEIFQNQTLRPILKLQNDLYFSLFTNYALRQKADFSSLSISKKQLFVEQSIQKDAVLKNIFIGITIGMFTLDELEIYQSDSKVFNKRIITMLIERLKSQMK; from the coding sequence ATGACAAACAAAATAGATTTAAGAGAATCTTTAAATATTATTAATTCCGAAGCAACTACAGAAACAGAAATATTTCAAAATCAAACGCTGCGTCCCATTTTGAAACTGCAGAATGATTTGTATTTTTCATTGTTTACAAATTATGCATTGCGACAAAAAGCAGATTTTAGTTCTTTGTCGATTTCTAAAAAACAACTATTTGTTGAACAAAGTATTCAAAAAGATGCTGTGTTAAAAAACATTTTTATCGGGATAACGATCGGAATGTTTACTTTGGACGAATTGGAAATATATCAATCTGACAGCAAAGTTTTCAATAAAAGAATCATCACCATGTTGATTGAAAGATTGAAAAGTCAGATGAAATAA
- a CDS encoding FAD-binding oxidoreductase: MKKKHLFIIGIVMILIFLSIPVIHILKTKWNEADSKTPTPKGFTNDASQLNLTEIDTLIIVPNNKVEIVNQLKQVVQYAKEKNLKISIAGAQHSMGGHSIYPNGILLNMLPYKQMELDKKNNILMIGSGALWEDAINYLDKYGKSVAVMQAFSSFSIGGSMSVNGHGWQKNLPPVSSSVISFTLMNDKGEIINCSREENPELFKLVIGGYGLFGIILDVKLKVVDNLALKYKSVAMKSDDYLSYYKKFITDNQNVNLVFGRLRVSDKKFLDEATIIYFEKSDVKPLSLAAQKTKNKEIRRIVFRSTVDSEYGKRLRWDLETGMNTILNNTVFTRNELLNGHVSLIENKDPNSTDLLHEYFIPERNFNQFIKDIKPILKDSEIDLLNITLRAVDKDKDSYMNYAREHVFGFVLLFNQKKTVKQENEMKILTNKLVDMTIKNEGTFYLPYRLHIDKTKMRKVYPQSDSFFELKRKYDPQEIFENKFYLHYK, translated from the coding sequence ATGAAAAAAAAGCACCTTTTTATTATTGGAATTGTAATGATTCTTATATTCCTATCAATTCCGGTTATTCATATTCTTAAAACAAAATGGAATGAGGCAGATAGTAAAACTCCAACTCCAAAAGGTTTTACCAACGATGCGAGTCAACTGAATCTTACGGAAATTGATACTTTAATCATAGTCCCCAACAATAAAGTTGAAATTGTAAATCAATTAAAGCAGGTTGTACAATACGCCAAAGAAAAAAATCTTAAAATTTCTATTGCAGGAGCTCAACACAGCATGGGTGGACATTCGATCTATCCCAACGGAATTTTACTGAATATGCTTCCTTATAAACAGATGGAACTCGATAAAAAAAATAATATTTTAATGATTGGTTCGGGTGCCTTGTGGGAAGATGCGATCAACTATTTAGACAAATACGGAAAATCTGTTGCGGTGATGCAGGCTTTCAGTTCGTTTTCAATTGGTGGTTCTATGAGTGTGAACGGACATGGTTGGCAAAAAAATCTTCCGCCCGTTTCTTCGAGTGTGATTTCTTTTACTTTAATGAATGACAAAGGCGAAATCATCAATTGCAGTAGAGAAGAAAATCCTGAATTATTTAAACTGGTGATTGGCGGATATGGACTTTTCGGGATTATTCTGGATGTAAAACTGAAAGTTGTCGATAATCTTGCTTTAAAATATAAATCGGTCGCCATGAAATCTGATGACTATCTTTCTTACTACAAAAAATTCATCACCGATAATCAAAATGTAAATCTTGTTTTTGGAAGACTGAGAGTTTCAGACAAAAAGTTTTTGGATGAAGCAACGATCATTTATTTTGAAAAATCTGATGTTAAACCATTATCACTTGCCGCTCAGAAAACAAAAAATAAAGAAATAAGACGTATTGTTTTCAGAAGCACCGTCGACAGCGAATACGGAAAAAGACTTCGCTGGGATTTGGAAACCGGAATGAATACGATTTTAAACAACACTGTTTTCACCCGCAACGAATTATTAAATGGTCATGTTTCGCTGATAGAGAATAAAGATCCCAATTCTACCGATCTTCTGCATGAATATTTTATTCCTGAAAGAAATTTTAATCAGTTTATAAAAGATATTAAACCTATTTTAAAGGATTCTGAAATAGATTTATTAAATATTACCCTTCGAGCCGTCGACAAAGATAAAGACAGCTACATGAATTATGCGAGAGAGCATGTTTTCGGTTTTGTTTTACTGTTTAACCAAAAGAAAACGGTAAAACAGGAAAATGAAATGAAAATTCTGACCAACAAATTGGTTGATATGACCATTAAAAACGAAGGTACTTTTTACCTTCCCTACCGTCTTCATATTGATAAAACAAAAATGAGAAAGGTCTATCCTCAATCTGATTCTTTCTTCGAACTGAAAAGAAAATATGATCCGCAGGAAATTTTTGAAAATAAGTTTTATCTGCATTATAAGTAA
- a CDS encoding DUF2310 family Zn-ribbon-containing protein — protein sequence MFIQEVSIEVNSDFSKDELYQEFNLLMSFYRGNGQSQGKIESQYISGNKIVALPYTLEENSLAEENNNIYINKWIEKIQTLSNSFISIKTIGKTQEDYLGCCSCEKSDFYILNTNYISIDSPITCGSCNSSVALYHLPKYYDFGYMPILSWETNYQACDNLQMNCEVGERWALNQMQELGSQLSKQGIQIAKKIEELTDIPTYYFLYNYRKHKSDDLNHPCPSCNKKWSLKERQYFYDFKCDDCRIISTISPNS from the coding sequence ATGTTTATACAAGAAGTTTCAATAGAAGTAAATTCAGATTTTAGCAAAGATGAGCTTTATCAAGAGTTCAATCTGTTAATGTCATTCTATAGAGGAAATGGACAAAGTCAGGGTAAAATAGAAAGTCAATATATTAGTGGAAATAAGATTGTAGCACTTCCTTATACATTAGAAGAAAACTCTTTAGCCGAAGAAAACAATAATATTTATATAAATAAATGGATAGAAAAAATTCAGACATTGAGCAATTCATTCATTTCAATTAAAACAATTGGAAAAACGCAAGAAGACTATTTGGGATGTTGCTCGTGTGAAAAATCTGATTTTTATATTTTAAATACAAATTATATCTCAATTGATTCCCCTATTACTTGTGGCAGCTGTAATTCTTCTGTTGCTCTTTATCATTTACCAAAATATTATGACTTTGGCTACATGCCCATTTTGAGTTGGGAAACCAATTATCAAGCTTGTGATAACCTTCAGATGAATTGTGAAGTTGGGGAACGTTGGGCATTAAATCAAATGCAGGAACTTGGCTCTCAATTATCCAAACAAGGGATTCAAATAGCCAAAAAAATAGAAGAATTGACGGATATTCCAACTTACTATTTTTTATACAATTATAGAAAACACAAGAGCGATGACCTCAACCATCCTTGTCCTAGTTGTAATAAAAAATGGAGTTTGAAAGAGAGACAATATTTCTACGATTTCAAATGTGATGATTGTAGAATTATTTCTACTATTTCTCCAAATTCG